ATGAAAGGATGATAACTTATATTTTTTTCTGTCCGATTTCTACGGCATATTATAGCTCAAGAAGAGGCACGCTTAATGGGTCATAATTTTGTCAGCACTGAACAAATTTTATTAGGACTCCTTAACATAAAAGATAATATTGTTTCAAAATCATTAAATAACTATGGTTTAACAATCCTCTCTACAAGAGAAGCTGTTGAAAAAATTATAGGTAGGGGAAATGACCTTATTGGAATAGAGATACCATTTACGCCTTTAGCTAAAAAATTACTTGAATTGTCTTTTAATAAATCTAAATCATTAGGCATAAAGTATATCGCACCCGAACATCTCTTATTAGCGTTATTGGAATTAGATGAGGGTGTGGCAATTGATACTTTGAGAAATTCAAATATTAATATTAAATCATTAAAAAATTCAGTAACTACACTAATGAATCGACAAATTTTAGTTAAAACTGTCGAAGCTACTAAACCATCAATTGTTTTTAATAATTCAAATAGAGAAAATAAAGAAATTAAAGAAATTAAAGAAAAGTTGGAAAAATTAGAAAAACAATTTCAAAAAACCGCTACTGATGAAAAAATTATTAAGTGTAACTGTATTTTTATAGGACATGGGAGAAGCCCTCTTTGGAACAGGATAAATACTTGGTTAAAAGATAGTTTGAAGTTAAATGATGTAATTTATTTTGAATCAGAGTGCCGAGCAGGGCATCATGTAGGCAATATCCTTAATGAATTTTTAGATAAAGCTACTTTTGCTATTATTATTATGACGGCAGAAGATGAAACGGCTGGAGATGAAGTAAGGGCAAGACAAAATGTGATACATGAAATAGGTCTGTTTCAAGGGAAACTAGGCTTTAATAAAGTAGCAATCCTTAAGCAAGATACGGTTCAACCCTTTTCTAATATTGATGGTCTTCAATATATCCCTTTTACAGGTGATAATATTCCACAAACTTTTTGGGAACTCCAAGAAATGCTAAAAAGAGAAGGCTTCTTGAATTAAACTTTCGCCAAAGCCTCTTCCCTAAACTCCAACTCGCCTTTAAAAGCCCGCTGAAGCAGGGAATTGAATAAATCATCAAGCTTTACGGCGGATGCTTCATTTTTCTTTTTCAGATCTTCAACTTTTTCGACTATCTGAGCAAATTCGTTTTGAAGTCCGATAGGGGGAAGATATATTTCAAAGTTTTTAACCATTGAAAGGTTTAAATTTGGTTGATTGCCACCCCTACCTAATTCTCTTAAAGTATTATATTGAGCTTTTAACAAATTAAATAAAAATTCGTGATTTATTTTTTCAGAAGGCAAAATTGCACTGCAAGCTTGATTAGTAGTCGCTTTCTTTTTCAAAATAGCCGCTCTTCCTCTGGTATAGCCCTG
This DNA window, taken from bacterium, encodes the following:
- a CDS encoding TIR domain-containing protein, which translates into the protein MAQEEARLMGHNFVSTEQILLGLLNIKDNIVSKSLNNYGLTILSTREAVEKIIGRGNDLIGIEIPFTPLAKKLLELSFNKSKSLGIKYIAPEHLLLALLELDEGVAIDTLRNSNINIKSLKNSVTTLMNRQILVKTVEATKPSIVFNNSNRENKEIKEIKEKLEKLEKQFQKTATDEKIIKCNCIFIGHGRSPLWNRINTWLKDSLKLNDVIYFESECRAGHHVGNILNEFLDKATFAIIIMTAEDETAGDEVRARQNVIHEIGLFQGKLGFNKVAILKQDTVQPFSNIDGLQYIPFTGDNIPQTFWELQEMLKREGFLN